One bacterium genomic window, CCCAGTCGCCTCTATTTGAACGACGGACCACCCAACTACTCATTCACCCGCATTGATACAGGCATTATCGCCCAACAGGTGGCTCCCTTCACATCCTGCAACTGGACCGACTTCGATCAGGATGGGGATATTGACATGTTTGTCGGGACAGGACCGGCCAACACCATTGGGGGGATCGATTACCTTTATCGCAACTTGTTGATCGAATCCGGGTCTGTTGGCTTCGAGCAGATAACGACTGGCCCGATGGCCACAGATAATGCGGATGGTCAGGTCTGGAACATGGTGGACTACGACAACGATGGCGACCTGGATGGGTATCGTACTAACTGGGGAGGATCCAGACCGTCCGTCAGGCCAAATGACCTGTATCGAAATGATGGCGGCACGTACGTCGCCGTGACGGGAGACCCTATCTGCACTGAATCCTACATCTCTCTCGGTCAGGTGTGGGCCGACTATGATAACGATGGTGATCTGGACTGCTTTGTCACCAACGACCAGAATTTCGACAGTTACTACCGAAACAACGGCAACGGGTCTTTTACTTCGGTGATGACCGGTGATATCCGCAATGTGGCGTCCTCGACCTGGGGCGCTGCCGGCGGAGACTACGACAATGACGGAGATATCGACCTTTACGTCCAGGGGGGACCGGGAGAACGATCGCTCATCCGAAACGACAACTCCAATGGTAATCATTGGCTGAAGATCAAATTGGAGGGAGAGCGCTCCAATCGTGCCGGTATAGGTGCGTCCATTCGCGCCAAAGCGACTATCAACGGTCAGCCGACCTGGATGCACCGGGAGATCTCAACGCAAAACAGCTTCCTCGGTCACAGTAGCCTGATTGCTCACTTCGGACTCGGTGAAGCAACAGTCGTTGATTCCCTCATCGTGAGGTGGCCATCCGGGATCGCCACCCTGATTCAGTCAGTGCCAGCCGACCAATTGATCACCATCACCGAGTGCAGCACATCTGATGCTGATACTGATGGACACGGAGATGCTTGCGACAACTGCCCGGTGAATGCCAACGCCGACCAGCTTGACAGCGACAGTGACGGCACCGGCGACCTCTGTGATCTCTTTCCGTTCGACCCGCAAAATGACTCGGATGGTGACGGAATCTCTGGTC contains:
- a CDS encoding VCBS repeat-containing protein, which translates into the protein MSRIAIAALGLIVVTFGSVSAQIFTIVDDPGVPFNLDQNFAAYVGCAWIDYDGDGWEDLFAVTPNGCDLYRNNGDGTFSATVDAFDTDLLNYRGTAWADYDNDGDLDCFISGEYGALYTNNGGTFVPAASGDFARSILSAGWSPAWGDYNNDGYVDLYIALPAGFMILGTTRPSRLYLNDGPPNYSFTRIDTGIIAQQVAPFTSCNWTDFDQDGDIDMFVGTGPANTIGGIDYLYRNLLIESGSVGFEQITTGPMATDNADGQVWNMVDYDNDGDLDGYRTNWGGSRPSVRPNDLYRNDGGTYVAVTGDPICTESYISLGQVWADYDNDGDLDCFVTNDQNFDSYYRNNGNGSFTSVMTGDIRNVASSTWGAAGGDYDNDGDIDLYVQGGPGERSLIRNDNSNGNHWLKIKLEGERSNRAGIGASIRAKATINGQPTWMHREISTQNSFLGHSSLIAHFGLGEATVVDSLIVRWPSGIATLIQSVPADQLITITECSTSDADTDGHGDACDNCPVNANADQLDSDSDGTGDLCDLFPFDPQNDSDGDGISGHIDNCPFNANPLQEDNDENGVGNACCCAGVTGNVNALAAEIPDLSDLSLLITYLTQSPRPTLPCPDEANVNATGAIDLSDLSLLISYLTATPGQATN